One window of the Pempheris klunzingeri isolate RE-2024b chromosome 10, fPemKlu1.hap1, whole genome shotgun sequence genome contains the following:
- the LOC139208535 gene encoding nck-associated protein 5-like: MVTLQQHFSSMEETVRTLLQNQDSLEGPKVDPLDLMKAYKDKLLEEMWKQQDSLEGPTATAAEMPASPEAGGGSEENSKDSNPLLERLRALEAENSALSMENDNQRKQYERCLDEVANQVVQALLTQKDLKEECVKLRTRVFDLEQQNRILSVLFQQRVKMSTIPVSQEVQRNGKAGIPAGRWPSLLSLTCPRSSGSGSSSELSLSSACSEYSSGSHTWADGRGFSKQCATSRDKRLSTGSVSSNHSAPIEQTDLGWKEGHILKGLKRLQMCSSKEASSLAPVPHCKDCMTSNEGIYSLGVKCGLQGSTVKQVAPTSKPLKTCEGIAALDSDDADDDSTKLQTRESSDQPTKETLCLEKLDVTRDNDNNFQEDPVKLAGNSGHFSSPVTDNFLFLEAPAVKPGVSPTDSLTHLEEKNKDSLEKHKPTGIKLSDRNNNQERSTDRKSRLDHVKRQQGRLADKQVQAGTSDVSSSIQHSATKALSCANVARQRSSSMEVPHCRDQASQAGIEKQSHTISESPQRKPRPQPCDSARKAFILRSKSADGGQEQPKQTHSPLHQKLIKGHRSNGQSNSPGHSVPSKRTNVSKAHGSSKHALSKVDKDEDVAVSTNSKSLKSVQQCSPLASPVKHSKTFKPPGINECSKSPTKLPLQITRLQSCNDSVEENVYDNLPCSPRKQRRQDQPCDVSRSELRSPSPPPPPGRTTSLLLRPSCDSSPKAHKSAGQAQGSTSGKTTQSTTKSQSNQLFSILQPQQSNTTKDTQETAPPMAAEGKPLKDIPGKVYQTHSSKIPPVPVQESQASQSLQLSMDRAATCHDENSALSILPSQSILQRSQQSISEPKLSEVLPQAYANVYYHGIANNLQSSNSRAVKMSLPANAKSHEAISGQETSTFLVFGRQNKEDANSAKSVQTFQTFARDPQMIHECCAHDKVRRKIDTRCNSLDSEPTVQPVASDSGVMLDWGFDEEGWLFKRSVSVSTRPPLKPVMGMNGAKARSQSFGARYMDRPSFNRSGKVRTQIKTHSGSSLNSLSDVLPGSMSCSSSYHCPMNRSLLNNFLIEEGLSVPSHLGSSNERLQSLKHQREQARRLQIEQQFSSAFGEPVSEEPERQSAITTIEEKVMLGIEENLHKSQEQERSIEVKQKSGSTLANWFGFRKSKLPGPSNKKSDPPKVKEDKREQKITSLLGGKQTKSDKKRDRRKSDGKDCSVGRRESHDAVRACISMPCPGMSLNEIQGQTDIIGDPKMQMMNLRPDGENGSTAKSPNQDAVIGSGSKMRTLDSGIGTIPLPESCSFFSSILHLLPKSSSTPEQSQSPPSVPGSSSEDVSPSPLPRWRIPSSFKDSSHAGVPNSLSDSSMTHIQSVPFPTVAFLQPIQPHSEPIVTSASVCDTQIRLPRLPPGGMEPKKLTYIKSKTRATPSQQKEQTRLQLAN; this comes from the exons gCGGAGAACTCTGCTCTGTCAATGGAAAACGACAATCAGAGGAAGCAGTATGAACGCTGTCTGGATGAG GTGGCTAACCAAGTGGTCCAGGCCCTCCTCACACAGAag GACTTAAAAGAGGAGTGTGTGAAGCTGAGGACCCGTGTGTTTGACTTGGAGCAGCAAAACCGCATACTAAGTGTGCTGTTTCAACAACGTGTCAAAATGTCCACGATTCCTGTCTCCCAG GAAGTCCAAAGGAATGGAAAAGCAGGTATTCCTGCAGGAAGGTGGCCCAGCCTGCTCAGTCTAACATGCCCACGCAGTAGTGGTAGCGGCAGTAGTAGTGAACTGTCACTATCCAGTGCTTGTAGTGAGTACTCCAGTGGCTCCCACACTTGGGCAGATGGACGTGGATTCTCCAAGCAG TGTGCCACAAGCCGGGACAAAAGGCTGAGTACAGGTTCCGTATCCAGCAATCATTCTGCACCCATCGAGCAGACTGACCTGGGATGGAAGGAGGGCCACATTCTGAAAGGCCTGAAGCGTCTCCAAATGTGCAGCTCCAAGGAGGCATCGTCACTTGCACCTGTACCACACTGCAAAGATTGTATGACCTCCAATGAGGGCATATACTCACTTGGTGTCAAGTGTGGCCTGCAAGGGAGTACAGTCAAGCAAGTAGCCCCTACAAGTAAACCTCTCAAAACCTGTGAAGGCATTGCTGCCCTAGACTCTGATGATGCAGATGATGATTCAACTAAATTACAAACTAGAGAATCCAGTGACCAACCAACAAAAGAGACTCTTTGCTTAGAGAAACTGGATGTCACAAGGGATAATGACAACAACTTTCAAGAAGACCCTGTAAAACTTGCAGGGAATTCTGGTCATTTTTCTTCACCTGTTACAGACAACTTCTTATTTTTGGAGGCCCCTGCAGTAAAACCTGGTGTAAGCCCAACAGATAGCCTTACAcatctggaagaaaaaaacaaagactcaCTAGAAAAACACAAACCCACAGGCATTAAGTTAAGTGACAGAAACAATAACCAGGAAAGGTCTACTGACCGTAAATCTAGACTTGATCATGTCAAAAGACAACAGGGCAGACTTGCAGACAAGCAAGTCCAAGCAGGAACAAGTGACGTGAGTTCATCTATTCAGCATTCTGCAACAAAAGCCCTGAGCTGTGCAAATGTAGCCAGACAGCGCAGCTCCTCAATGGAGGTTCCTCACTGCAGAGACCAGGCGAGTCAGGCTGGCATTGAAAAGCAGAGCCACACCATCTCAGAATCACCACAGAGGAAACCGAGGCCTCAACCTTGTGACTCAGCAAGAAAGGCTTTCATTCTGAGGAGCAAGAGTGCAGATGGAGGACAAGAGCAACCTAAGCAGACTCATTCTCCTCTTCACCAAAAGCTTATCAAGGGTCACAGGTCCAATGGACAATCAAACTCACCTGGACACAGTGTTCCTAGCAAAAGGACAAATGTCAGTAAAGCACATGGTTCAAGCAAGCATGCATTATCTAAAGTTGACAAAGATGAGGACGTTGCAGTATCAACAAATTCCAAGTCTCTCAAGAGTGTACAGCAGTGCTCTCCCCTAGCTTCCCCTGTGAAACATTCAAAGACATTTAAGCCTCCAGGGATCAATGAATGCTCAAAAAGCCCAACAAAACTGCCTTTGCAAATTACTAGACTTCAATCATGTAATGACTCTGTGGAAGAGAACGTTTATGACAACTTACCCTGCTCTCCTCGAAAACAACGACGCCAAGACCAGCCTTGTGATGTTTCACGTTCAGAACTTAGGTCCCcatccccaccaccacccccaggCAGAACTACTTCTCTTCTCCTTAGACCCAGTTGTGATAGCTCACCCAAAGCACATAAATCTGCAGGTCAGGCACAAGGCTCTACTTCTGGGAAGACAACACAGAGCACCACCAAGTCACAATCAAATCAGCTTTTCTCTATCTTACAACCTCAACAAtccaacacaacaaaagacactCAAGAAACAGCCCCACCAATGGCTGCTGAAGGTAAGCCACTGAAAGATATCCCTGGCAAGGTCTACCAAACCCACTCATCCAAGATCCCACCTGTCCCAGTTCAAGAGTCACAAGCATCACAGTCACTCCAGTTATCTATGGACAGGGCTGCCACATGCCATGATGAAAATAGTGCTCTCTCTATACTGCCAAGTCAGAGCATCTTGCAAAGATCCCAACAGAGCATTAGTGAGCCAAAACTTTCAGAAGTCTTGCCTCAGGCATATGCTAATGTTTACTACCATGGGATTGCGAATAATCTTCAGAGTTCCAATTCAAGAGCGGTAAAAATGTCTCTTCCTGCAAATGCTAAATCCCATGAGGCAATCTCTGGACAGGAAACCAGTACCTTCCTAGTTTTtggaagacaaaacaaagaagatgCAAACTCTGCAAAAAGTGTTCAGACGTTTCAGACTTTTGCGCGTGATCCCCAGATGATACATGAATGTTGTGCTCATGACAAAGTCCGCAGAAAGATTGATACCCGCTGTAACTCACTGGATTCTGAGCCCACAGTTCAACCTGTTGCATCAGACAGCGGTGTGATGTTAGATTGGGGATTTGATGAGGAGGGATGGCTGTTTAAacggtctgtgtctgtgtcaacCAGACCCCCTCTTAAGCCAGTAATGGGCATGAATGGGGCCAAGGCTCGTAGCCAGAGCTTTGGTGCACGCTACATGGACAGGCCAAGCTTCAACAGATCTGGAAAGGTCCGTACCCAGATCAAAACACACTCAGGGAGCTCCTTGAACTCTCTTAGTGATGTCCTTCCAGGAAGTATGAGTTGCTCCAGTAGCTACCATTGCCCAATGAATCGATCCCTTTTGAACAATTTCTTGATTGAAGAAGGCCTTTCAGTTCCATCACATTTGGGGTCCTCTAATGAAAGACTTCAAAGTCTCAAACACCAACGAGAACAAGCTAGGCGCCTGCAGATTGAGCAACAGTTTTCAAGCGCCTTTGGTGAGCCAGTTTCTGAAGAACCTGAGAGACAAAGTGCTATAACCACTATCGAAGAGAAAGTGATGCTCGGCATAGAGGAGAACTTGCACAAGTCTCAGGAACAGGAGAGAAGCATTGAGGTGAAGCAAAAATCTGGCTCAACCTTGGCAAATTGGTTTGGTTTTCGTAAGAGTAAGCTTCCTGGTCCAAGCAACAAAAAGAGTGATCCACCGAAAGTAAAAGAGGACAAGAGGGAGCAAAAGATCACATCACTTTTGGGCGGAAAGCAGACCAAGTctgacaaaaagagagacagaaggaaaagcGATGGAAAAGACTG CTCTGTGGGGAGAAGAGAGTCTCATGATGCAGTGCGGGCATGCATCTCAATGCCCTGCCCAGGGATGTCCCTCAATGAGATACAAGGACAAACTGACATCATTGGGGACCCAAAG atgcaGATGATGAACCTGAGAcctgatggtgaaaatggatcCACAGCAAAGAGCCCCAACCAGGACGCTGTAATAG GCTCCGGCAGCAAGATGCGAACGTTGGACAGTGGAATCGGGACCATCCCCCTTCCTGAATCCtgttccttcttctcctccatcctgcACCTCCTCCCCAAATCCTCATCAACCCCAGAACAGTCCCAAAGTCCTCCCAGTGTCCCTGGTTCCTCCAGCGAGGACGTGTCTCCCTCCCCATTACCCCGATGGAGAATACCCTCCAGCTTTAAGGACAGCAGCCATGCAGGGGTGCCAAACTCCCTGTCCGACTCCTCCATGACCCATATCCAGTCAGTGCCTTTCCCCACTGTGGCCTTCCTCCAGCCCATCCAACCCCACTCTGAACCCATTGTGAcctctgccagtgtgtgtgataCCCAGATCAGGCTACCCAGACTGCCACCAG GTGGAATGGAACCAAAGAAGTTGACTTATATCAAATCGAAAACACGAGCCACACCGAGCCAACAGAAAGAACAGACGAGACTTCAGCTTGCCAACT AG